The following nucleotide sequence is from Salvia splendens isolate huo1 chromosome 2, SspV2, whole genome shotgun sequence.
ttagtaattaatttggaattgattttttagtgtaattaaattagtattttaagagTAATGAGAGAAAtacttaattaactctaatatattaattaaatatcctaattcttatttaaaatataaatcgTGTAGTAGTTTAAAATAAGTCGAAATAAATTAGTGCGACTAACATGGGACCGATGAAATATATAatttgcataatatacatacgATAGAGATTTCATATGCCTCAATATGGGACTTCCCTAGTCATCCAAACAAAAATGCAAAAACttgatatagtataatttaaataataagtCAGTTATCGATTATaactaattaacaattataaaaATAAGTCAGTTATCGATTATaactaattaacaattataaaaATAAGTCAGTTATCGATTATaactaattaacaattataaaaaaatttgactATTCCAATTTTTAAAGCCGCCAGACAACTAGATATATCCTCCACCGAAAATTAAAATACTCCTAAATACCCCAAAATTCCACAATTGCATAAAAATTCCAATATCCCAAACTTCAAAATATCATCATTCACTCTATAAATAGCCATACTTCCTTCCCTTCATATGCACAACATTTTCTCCTTCGTCTCCGAATATGAAACCCTCTCTCACTCTCTACACCCTCCTTGCTCTCCTTCTAGCTGCCGGAAAATCTGTTTCCGGCTCGGTTGGTGATATAGTCACCAATAATTTCTTCAATGGGATTGCTAATCAGGCGGCCGCAGGCTGCGCCGGAAAGGGATTCTACACACGCGCCGCCCTCCTCCAAGCAGTTCAGTCCTACCCGAAATTCGGCACCACCGGCTCCACCGACGATTTTAAGCGGGAGATCGCCGCGTTCTTCGCTCATATCACCCATGAAACTGGACGTAGGTctttttatttcactcacatttcattataaaattaatatataaaaattatttctcATATTCCGCTAACTATTTCTTATTCATTTTCcgttatattttttaaaacacgtCTCTGGTCAAACATTCCTTAAATTAGTGGACAGATGTAGtaacttattttactttttgtttttattttatctaacaTTAGATAACATGTGTCTAAGTAAACTCAAGACCATGTGTTTATTTTAAGAAATCAAGTGTTATAATTTGTCACATGTAATacaatatgtatttttttttatcatgcaGATCTATGCTACACAAGAGAGATAAATCAAGCTAACCGCTATTGCGATAGCAACAATAGGCAATGGCCATGTGCACCGGGCCAGAGCTACTTCGGCCGAGGCCCAATACAACTCTCATGGAACTACAACTATGGCCCAGCCGGCCGAGCTATAGGCTTTGATGGATTGAACAATCCTGATATCGTGGCCAGAGATTCTGTTATCTCGTTCAAGACCGCATTGTGGTTCTGGATGAATAATGTGCATGCGATTATCACATCGGGTCAGGGTTTTGGAGCAACGATTAGGGCTATTAACAGCATCGAATGCAACGGTGCGAATCCGGCCACTGTGACTGCTCGTGTTAATTATTACACAAGCTATTGTAGCCAACTCGGAGTTAATCCCGGGGGTAATCTTCGTTGTTAGAAAAGCTTATTCTAATAATCAAGTGTGGCCTCTTGTGTGAGCTAATAACAGGCCTCCTGGAATAAatgtaatttgatatatgtgAGTGATAATTAATGGTGTGTTTGAACTAAATGCATAAAAGTTTTGAAGTGTATAGATATTTGAAGAATACATATATACTTGGAAAGAAGATTAAGCGACACAAAACTAGCAGAATAAGACctcttataaaaaattataaaatcaattgtTTTATTTCGGATAAGTATTGATATGTAAAGCGAGTCCATATTCACTAAATAAAATTTCGTTAAGGatttttttaatgcaattaaggATGTTAATTTGTATTTCTAAATATACCATCAACGCTTAAAAAACGTCCTTATTGTTaatgtcccaactaaaattagaggatACAAATGAAAACATCTtaaaaaacaaaagattaagttaattttTCCTTGGACGCTTTCTTTTGCGTCCTAAattgttattattttctaaattttctaaCGCAAGCAATTGCTTTTCAATTTTTGTATCCTTAAAAGGGTAAgtttttcggtataccttattttcggtatgaccaATTTCCATACCGATGCAGTACCTCATTTTTGGTATacgtaccaaagttcggtataccgtacttttgcggtataccttactttcaacatcaatgaaaatagataatttgagtttttagaatattatttatattttattttaaaaatatatatattacatatattttattcata
It contains:
- the LOC121763171 gene encoding chitinase 4-like; translation: MKPSLTLYTLLALLLAAGKSVSGSVGDIVTNNFFNGIANQAAAGCAGKGFYTRAALLQAVQSYPKFGTTGSTDDFKREIAAFFAHITHETGHLCYTREINQANRYCDSNNRQWPCAPGQSYFGRGPIQLSWNYNYGPAGRAIGFDGLNNPDIVARDSVISFKTALWFWMNNVHAIITSGQGFGATIRAINSIECNGANPATVTARVNYYTSYCSQLGVNPGGNLRC